A region of Streptomyces sp. NBC_01788 DNA encodes the following proteins:
- a CDS encoding 4-oxalomesaconate tautomerase, translating into MTAADGVRCALLRGGTSKGAYFLAEDLPADPAARDDLLLRIMGSPDPRQIDGLGGGHPLTSKVAVVSASAGPETDVDYLFLQVAVDRAEVTDRQNCGNILAGVGPFAVERGLVPPGDGETSVRIRMRNTGESAVATFPTPGGRVDYTGGAAISGVPGTAAAVLIEFPAAGRPLLPTGQVRDTIAGTEVTCVDNGMPTVLIPATALEVTGYEEPGELEENRELAGRLREIRLAAGPLMGLGDVGSATVPKLSLLAPPRNGGAVTTRTFIPVRCHTSIGVLGAASVAAGLALPGSAAEGIARPPAAGHRTRIEHPTGFLEIDTDVVPGTGDAPPVARRTAVMRTARKIFDGAVFPRPAATTPARPSGGNDGSAPS; encoded by the coding sequence GTGACCGCTGCCGACGGGGTCCGCTGCGCGCTCCTGCGCGGCGGCACCTCCAAGGGCGCGTACTTCCTGGCCGAGGACCTGCCCGCCGACCCCGCCGCCCGCGACGACCTGCTGCTGCGGATCATGGGCAGCCCCGACCCGCGCCAGATCGACGGCCTCGGCGGCGGCCACCCGCTCACCAGCAAGGTCGCCGTGGTCTCCGCCTCCGCCGGTCCGGAGACGGACGTGGACTACCTGTTCCTCCAGGTCGCCGTGGACCGAGCGGAGGTGACCGACCGTCAGAACTGCGGCAACATCCTGGCCGGAGTCGGGCCGTTCGCCGTCGAACGCGGGCTCGTGCCCCCGGGGGACGGCGAGACCTCGGTGCGGATCCGGATGCGCAACACCGGGGAGTCGGCGGTCGCCACCTTCCCCACCCCCGGCGGACGCGTCGACTACACCGGCGGCGCCGCGATCTCCGGGGTGCCCGGCACCGCGGCCGCGGTACTGATCGAGTTCCCGGCCGCCGGCCGCCCGTTGCTGCCCACCGGACAGGTCCGGGACACGATCGCCGGTACGGAGGTGACGTGTGTGGACAACGGCATGCCGACCGTGCTGATCCCCGCCACCGCGCTGGAGGTCACGGGCTACGAGGAGCCGGGGGAGCTGGAGGAGAACCGCGAACTGGCGGGCCGGCTGCGGGAGATCCGGCTGGCGGCCGGCCCGCTGATGGGTCTCGGCGACGTCGGCTCCGCCACCGTGCCCAAACTGAGCCTGCTGGCGCCGCCCCGGAACGGTGGCGCCGTCACCACCCGTACCTTCATCCCGGTGCGCTGCCACACCTCCATCGGTGTCCTCGGCGCCGCGAGCGTGGCGGCGGGGCTCGCCCTCCCCGGCAGCGCGGCCGAGGGCATCGCACGCCCACCCGCGGCGGGCCACCGTACGCGCATCGAACACCCCACCGGATTCCTGGAGATCGACACCGACGTCGTACCCGGCACCGGTGACGCCCCTCCCGTCGCCCGCCGCACCGCCGTGATGCGCACCGCGCGCAAGATCTTCGACGGCGCGGTCTTCCCCCGCCCGGCCGCCACCACCCCCGCCCGACCCTCTGGAGGCAACGATGGCTCCGCCCCTTCGTGA
- a CDS encoding catechol 2,3-dioxygenase has product MAPPLRDIAHIGHAQLFTPDLDASVAFFTDYLGLTVNEQHGDTVYLRTFDDYEHHSLVLTARDRPGLGRLALRTSSDEALERRVKAIEEAGRPGHWVEDEPGLGRLYVTTDPDGHEHALYWESEHHRAPEELRPALKNQPQAKPNRGVGVRRLDHVNFLAADVLANAEFQEQVLGARPTEQIRLDSGRIAARWLTFTDKSYDVVYTEDWTGSSGRLHHIAFATDTREDILRAADLAIDSGVFIETGPHKHAIQQTFFLYVYEPGGNRVELCNPLTRLVLAPDWPLITWTEAERAKGQAWGLRTIESFHTHGTPTVG; this is encoded by the coding sequence ATGGCTCCGCCCCTTCGTGACATCGCCCATATCGGCCACGCCCAGCTGTTCACCCCGGACCTGGACGCCAGCGTCGCCTTCTTCACCGACTACCTCGGCCTCACCGTCAACGAGCAGCACGGCGACACCGTCTACCTGCGCACCTTCGACGACTACGAGCACCACAGCCTGGTGCTCACCGCCCGCGACCGGCCGGGCCTGGGCCGGCTCGCCCTGCGGACGTCGAGCGACGAGGCCCTCGAGCGCCGGGTGAAGGCCATCGAGGAGGCGGGCCGCCCCGGCCACTGGGTCGAGGACGAGCCGGGACTGGGCAGGCTGTACGTCACCACCGACCCGGACGGGCACGAGCACGCGCTGTACTGGGAGAGCGAGCACCATCGGGCCCCCGAGGAGCTGAGGCCCGCCCTGAAGAACCAGCCCCAGGCCAAACCCAACCGGGGCGTGGGCGTGCGCCGCCTGGACCACGTCAACTTCCTCGCGGCCGACGTGCTCGCCAACGCCGAGTTCCAGGAACAGGTGCTGGGCGCCAGGCCCACCGAGCAGATACGCCTGGACTCCGGCAGGATCGCGGCCCGCTGGCTCACCTTCACCGACAAGTCCTACGACGTCGTCTACACCGAGGACTGGACGGGTTCGAGCGGCCGGCTGCACCACATCGCCTTCGCCACCGACACCCGCGAGGACATCCTGCGCGCCGCCGATCTAGCCATCGACAGCGGCGTGTTCATCGAGACCGGCCCGCACAAGCACGCCATCCAGCAGACGTTCTTCCTCTATGTCTACGAACCGGGCGGCAACCGCGTCGAGTTGTGCAACCCGCTCACCCGGCTGGTGCTGGCGCCGGACTGGCCGCTGATCACCTGGACCGAGGCCGAGCGGGCCAAGGGCCAGGCCTGGGGCCTGCGGACCATCGAGTCCTTCCACACCCATGGGACCCCGACGGTCGGCTGA
- a CDS encoding MFS transporter has protein sequence MSSSTALSGRGSRLAALVVGLCWLAVLFDGLDMFIYGSVLPHMLEQKALGITPGQAGDLGSYATFGMLVGALTAGTVADRIGRKKLMVCCVALFSLASGLCAVAGSVTVFGLGRTIAGVGLGGLLPTAISMVTDYARGGRGALTVGALMTAHHAGGILSAYVAKWLVEPVGWRAAFWVCVVPLLFVPVLAKAMPESLSFLVAKGRADEARELAARYEVELPAAPARKEGADRWAALAGLFRGGEWTQTLLYWLASFGGLLLVYGVATWLPTLMRGEGYNLGSALTFVVLFNLGGIVGMLVAGRASDRFGAPRISAIWFALTAAGVFLLSVHMPLALTFTVVFLTGVFLNSAQTMIYATVSLRSSPGNRATAVGWTSGMGRFGAVFGPWLGGQLLAADHGSWGFTAFALAGVSSMVFIGIAALRTPKRPAPSGSHQDLLAAS, from the coding sequence ATGTCCTCCTCCACCGCCCTGTCCGGGCGCGGCAGCAGACTGGCCGCGCTGGTCGTCGGCCTGTGCTGGCTGGCCGTGCTCTTCGACGGCCTCGACATGTTCATCTACGGCTCGGTGCTGCCGCACATGCTGGAGCAGAAGGCCCTCGGGATCACCCCCGGCCAGGCCGGCGACCTCGGCAGCTACGCCACCTTCGGCATGCTCGTCGGCGCGCTGACCGCGGGCACGGTCGCCGACCGGATCGGCCGCAAGAAGCTCATGGTCTGCTGTGTCGCGCTCTTCTCCCTGGCCTCCGGCCTGTGCGCGGTCGCCGGCAGTGTCACGGTGTTCGGCCTGGGCCGGACCATCGCGGGCGTCGGCCTCGGCGGTCTGCTGCCCACCGCGATCAGCATGGTCACCGACTACGCTCGGGGCGGCCGCGGCGCCCTCACCGTCGGCGCCCTGATGACCGCCCACCACGCCGGGGGCATCCTCTCCGCCTACGTGGCCAAGTGGCTCGTCGAGCCCGTCGGCTGGCGTGCCGCGTTCTGGGTCTGCGTGGTCCCGCTGCTGTTCGTGCCGGTGCTCGCCAAGGCCATGCCGGAGTCGCTGAGCTTCCTCGTCGCCAAGGGCCGCGCCGACGAGGCCCGCGAACTGGCCGCCCGCTACGAGGTGGAACTGCCCGCGGCGCCCGCCCGCAAGGAGGGCGCCGACCGCTGGGCCGCCCTGGCCGGGCTCTTCCGCGGCGGGGAGTGGACCCAGACCCTGCTGTACTGGCTGGCCTCCTTCGGCGGTCTCCTCCTCGTCTACGGTGTCGCCACCTGGCTGCCCACCCTGATGCGCGGCGAGGGCTACAACCTGGGCTCCGCGCTCACCTTCGTCGTCCTGTTCAACCTGGGCGGCATCGTGGGCATGCTCGTCGCCGGCCGCGCCTCCGACCGCTTCGGCGCCCCGCGCATCTCCGCGATCTGGTTCGCGCTGACCGCCGCCGGAGTCTTCCTGCTCAGCGTCCACATGCCGCTGGCGCTGACGTTCACGGTGGTCTTCCTCACCGGCGTGTTCCTCAACAGCGCGCAGACCATGATCTACGCCACGGTCTCCCTCCGCTCCAGCCCCGGCAACCGCGCCACCGCCGTCGGCTGGACCTCCGGCATGGGCCGCTTCGGCGCCGTCTTCGGTCCCTGGCTCGGCGGCCAGCTGCTGGCCGCCGACCACGGCTCCTGGGGCTTCACCGCCTTCGCCCTGGCCGGCGTCTCCTCCATGGTCTTCATCGGCATCGCGGCCCTGCGCACTCCGAAGCGCCCCGCGCCGAGCGGCTCCCACCAGGACCTCCTGGCCGCGAGCTGA
- a CDS encoding helix-turn-helix domain-containing protein, with protein MRQPQGTAASPGQLTTALRELRDRTGLSLAALAARTPYSKSAWHRYLTGAKHPPRSAVEALARLSGADPDPALALWDAVGAAPSAAAGTGPDPESGPGRASGPESPHRSGSRPRFQSGSRPAWVGRLPLLTVLVLPAAVTAMAAPLLMSSPGRPAGARVVVAAPRCHGASCQGELPDASACAGDARTQSAVSGASYTVRLRYSPSCRTVWSQVRVRGAVAREISVRMGGNVLSATYAAGDTSGDTSPMLGVSSPRGVEACAEVEGKLACTGLGPDAPVHP; from the coding sequence ATGCGGCAACCCCAAGGAACGGCAGCGTCACCCGGGCAGTTGACGACAGCCCTGCGCGAGCTGCGGGACCGTACGGGTCTGAGCCTGGCGGCCCTGGCCGCGCGCACTCCGTACAGCAAGTCCGCCTGGCACCGCTATCTGACCGGGGCCAAGCACCCGCCCCGCTCGGCCGTGGAGGCGCTGGCACGGCTCTCGGGCGCCGATCCCGACCCGGCACTGGCCCTGTGGGACGCCGTCGGCGCGGCCCCTTCCGCGGCCGCCGGGACCGGCCCCGATCCGGAGTCCGGCCCAGGGCGCGCATCCGGGCCCGAGTCCCCGCACCGGTCCGGTTCCAGGCCCCGGTTTCAGTCCGGGTCCCGGCCGGCGTGGGTGGGTCGGCTGCCGCTGCTGACGGTTCTCGTCCTGCCGGCCGCGGTCACCGCGATGGCCGCGCCGCTCCTCATGTCCTCCCCCGGCAGGCCGGCGGGCGCCCGGGTGGTGGTGGCGGCGCCACGCTGTCACGGCGCCTCCTGCCAGGGGGAGTTGCCCGACGCCTCGGCCTGCGCCGGGGACGCGCGGACCCAGAGCGCCGTGTCCGGCGCGTCGTACACCGTGCGGTTGCGGTACTCGCCCTCCTGCCGCACCGTCTGGTCCCAGGTACGGGTACGGGGCGCGGTCGCCCGGGAGATCTCCGTACGGATGGGCGGGAACGTCCTGTCGGCCACCTACGCCGCGGGCGACACCAGCGGCGACACGAGCCCCATGCTCGGCGTCTCCTCGCCACGGGGTGTGGAGGCCTGCGCCGAGGTCGAGGGGAAGCTGGCCTGCACCGGCCTGGGCCCCGACGCGCCTGTCCACCCGTGA
- a CDS encoding SH3 domain-containing protein → MIRRTLTSGVLATVAALALVPTAADAAPAGPGSRPAVSAAASHLLPSLLPEPAQPAGHVNRWATHHRSIHSLGRVVTHHRALNVRSGPGTRYRVVGARHAHRLVALKCRTHGSRVGGTRQWYRLAHARGYVSARYVRVRNTLPWC, encoded by the coding sequence ATGATCCGACGGACCCTCACCAGCGGTGTGCTGGCCACGGTCGCGGCGCTCGCGCTCGTGCCGACGGCGGCCGACGCCGCCCCGGCCGGTCCCGGCTCGCGCCCGGCCGTGTCGGCGGCCGCCTCGCACCTGCTCCCCTCGCTGCTGCCCGAGCCGGCCCAGCCGGCGGGTCACGTCAACCGGTGGGCGACGCACCACCGTTCGATCCACTCCCTCGGGCGTGTGGTCACGCACCACCGGGCGCTGAACGTCCGCTCCGGCCCCGGCACCCGGTACCGGGTGGTCGGCGCCCGGCACGCACACCGCCTGGTGGCACTGAAGTGCCGCACGCACGGGTCCCGGGTGGGCGGCACTCGGCAGTGGTACCGCCTCGCGCACGCACGGGGTTACGTCTCCGCGCGCTACGTGCGGGTCCGGAACACCCTGCCCTGGTGCTGA
- a CDS encoding MarR family winged helix-turn-helix transcriptional regulator → MVTPSLPTGPVSPEVAEIERALMRITYLGTRARQHERLMSLAGVPLDRAAVALLRQIADCEPQRPGELANRLGVEASHVTRTVQQLERSGHVTRIPDPDDRRAQRIQLTDLGRDAIARVREAGARGMEVALADWSPEDLRRLATLFHRMVDDFLVYAQHVDNEQETAEASRRTR, encoded by the coding sequence ATGGTCACTCCATCGTTGCCCACCGGACCCGTCTCGCCCGAAGTGGCCGAGATCGAGCGCGCCCTGATGCGCATCACCTACCTGGGTACACGGGCCCGGCAGCACGAGAGGCTGATGAGTCTGGCGGGTGTGCCGCTGGACCGGGCGGCGGTCGCCCTGCTGCGGCAGATCGCCGACTGTGAGCCCCAGCGGCCGGGGGAGCTGGCCAACCGGCTGGGCGTGGAGGCCTCCCATGTCACCCGCACGGTGCAGCAGCTGGAGCGGTCGGGCCATGTGACCCGGATCCCCGACCCCGACGACCGCCGCGCCCAGCGCATCCAGCTCACCGACCTCGGCAGGGACGCCATCGCCCGCGTCCGGGAGGCAGGAGCCCGCGGTATGGAGGTGGCCCTGGCCGACTGGTCCCCCGAGGACCTGCGCCGGCTCGCGACACTCTTCCACCGCATGGTCGACGACTTCCTCGTCTACGCCCAGCACGTCGACAATGAACAGGAGACCGCCGAGGCGTCCCGCCGCACCCGCTGA